One window of the Methanothermobacter sp. K4 genome contains the following:
- a CDS encoding DUF2226 domain-containing protein — MDYRALRSSSLPEFSYIRILSGESEAIVFIMKEMIVGAWHLNLSTLEESHSHKAMEKIEINDDSIIEVYEADEDLFSTLIELNDESKLSIPLEADIIINEMFMDVSSRDELLERYRIRVPSDESIERLISDYKSKEDF; from the coding sequence ATGGATTATAGGGCCCTCAGGAGTTCATCACTCCCTGAGTTTTCCTATATCAGGATTCTAAGCGGTGAAAGTGAGGCCATAGTCTTCATAATGAAGGAAATGATAGTGGGGGCCTGGCACCTCAACCTCAGCACACTTGAGGAGTCACACAGCCACAAGGCAATGGAGAAGATAGAAATAAACGATGATTCAATCATTGAGGTCTATGAGGCTGATGAGGACCTCTTCAGCACACTCATTGAACTCAACGATGAATCAAAACTTTCAATACCCCTTGAGGCAGATATAATAATAAATGAGATGTTCATGGATGTCTCCTCAAGGGATGAGCTCCTTGAAAGGTACAGGATAAGGGTTCCAAGTGATGAGTCAATTGAAAGACTTATCAGTGACTATAAATCCAAGGAGGACTTTTAG
- a CDS encoding phosphate uptake regulator PhoU, whose product MIGVILENKLSKVLNEAVEYGNVTSERVRSSVSSYIKKDVETAERIIEETAGVNEESYRIEDDCLKIIGLHQPVAKDLRLASAILRTSIELERINILSAYIARYAIDSTDTVIPPHIEFMSQTIQDMINDALGALMNRDIQLLKRSTKNYLQLQEFYNQLHDSQGDFMESGNLVLVARNLLSMGHHVMGMDDRIAYLIVGKRVIHHKVFYSVLMK is encoded by the coding sequence TTGATTGGTGTTATCCTTGAAAACAAACTTTCAAAGGTGCTGAATGAGGCTGTTGAATATGGTAATGTGACATCTGAAAGGGTTAGGAGCTCTGTATCCAGCTATATTAAGAAGGATGTTGAAACCGCTGAAAGAATAATAGAGGAAACAGCAGGTGTCAATGAGGAGAGCTACAGGATAGAGGATGACTGTCTCAAAATAATAGGACTCCACCAGCCTGTCGCAAAGGACCTCAGACTCGCCTCCGCCATACTCAGAACATCAATCGAACTTGAAAGGATAAACATACTCTCAGCCTACATTGCAAGGTATGCCATTGACAGCACCGACACCGTCATACCACCCCACATAGAGTTCATGTCACAGACCATCCAGGACATGATAAATGACGCCCTCGGAGCCCTCATGAACAGGGATATACAGCTACTCAAGAGGTCCACCAAGAATTATCTCCAGCTGCAGGAATTCTATAACCAGCTCCATGATTCGCAGGGGGATTTCATGGAGTCAGGTAACCTGGTTCTGGTTGCAAGGAACCTTCTCAGTATGGGGCACCATGTCATGGGGATGGATGACAGGATAGCATACCTCATAGTGGGTAAGAGGGTTATACATCACAAGGTATTCTACAGCGTGCTCATGAAATAG
- the pstB gene encoding phosphate ABC transporter ATP-binding protein PstB, with product MYRIEVEDLNVYFDEAHILKDVNLKIPKNTVTALIGPSGCGKSTFIRTLNRMNDVIPGFRHEGHVYLDGVDIYDPQMDVVELRKKVGMVFQKPNPFPKSIFENVAYGLRVHGYDDRDFLEERVEESLKAAALWDEVKDKLDKSALGLSGGQQQRLCIARTIAIEPEVILMDEPCSALDPISTTKIEDLIHKLKRDYTIIIVTHNMQQATRISKYTAFFLHGEIVESGLTEEIFIEPRDKRTEDYITGRFG from the coding sequence ATGTACAGAATTGAAGTTGAAGACCTCAACGTTTACTTTGACGAGGCACACATCCTCAAGGATGTGAACCTGAAGATTCCAAAAAACACCGTCACGGCCCTGATAGGGCCCTCAGGTTGTGGGAAGTCCACATTCATCAGGACACTCAACAGGATGAACGACGTCATCCCGGGATTCAGACACGAGGGACATGTATACCTTGATGGCGTGGACATCTATGACCCCCAGATGGACGTTGTGGAGCTCAGGAAGAAGGTTGGCATGGTCTTTCAGAAGCCCAACCCCTTCCCAAAGTCAATATTCGAGAACGTGGCCTATGGACTCAGGGTTCATGGCTATGATGACAGGGACTTCCTAGAGGAAAGGGTGGAGGAGAGTCTCAAGGCAGCGGCACTCTGGGATGAGGTTAAGGATAAACTTGATAAGTCCGCCCTTGGCCTCTCAGGCGGTCAGCAGCAGAGACTCTGCATCGCAAGGACCATAGCAATAGAGCCAGAGGTCATACTGATGGACGAACCATGTTCAGCCCTTGACCCCATATCCACCACCAAGATAGAGGACCTCATTCACAAGCTGAAGAGGGATTACACCATAATCATAGTCACCCATAACATGCAGCAGGCAACAAGGATTTCAAAGTACACAGCATTCTTCCTGCACGGCGAAATAGTCGAGAGCGGCCTTACTGAGGAGATATTCATAGAACCCCGGGATAAGAGGACCGAGGACTACATTACAGGAAGGTTTGGATGA
- the phoU gene encoding phosphate signaling complex protein PhoU has product MEKKYPRILFRKKLKDLRKDMEEVSQKTLKTHKTAIDLLMEYDDEKKEKVIRNSKIIDEMVFNLERKSISLIAAEQPVARDLRFIEACIKVGSHLKRIGYLSANIAEAAEKLKDEEIPRKPMEDLKHMSDFVQMMLSKGIYAFLDQNMDMARELRHDDDKVDDLFDQTLEHVTASMFEDKEAISYLVNLLFIARFLERVGDRAVSIADRTIFMITCEKP; this is encoded by the coding sequence ATGGAGAAGAAATATCCGCGGATACTCTTCCGCAAAAAGCTTAAGGACCTCAGAAAGGACATGGAGGAAGTTTCCCAGAAAACCCTCAAGACACACAAGACTGCAATTGACCTCCTGATGGAATACGATGATGAGAAAAAGGAGAAGGTCATCAGAAACAGTAAGATAATTGATGAAATGGTTTTTAACCTTGAAAGAAAATCAATAAGTTTAATAGCTGCTGAACAGCCAGTTGCACGTGATCTGAGATTCATAGAGGCATGCATCAAGGTTGGAAGTCACCTCAAGAGGATAGGTTACCTCTCAGCCAATATAGCAGAGGCTGCTGAAAAACTTAAGGATGAGGAGATACCCCGAAAGCCAATGGAGGACCTCAAACACATGTCTGACTTTGTCCAGATGATGCTATCCAAGGGTATCTACGCATTCCTGGACCAGAACATGGACATGGCAAGGGAACTCAGGCATGACGATGATAAGGTGGATGACCTCTTTGACCAGACACTGGAGCATGTAACAGCAAGCATGTTTGAGGATAAGGAGGCAATATCCTACCTTGTTAACCTTCTGTTCATAGCGAGGTTCCTTGAGAGGGTTGGGGACAGGGCTGTTAGCATTGCGGATAGAACAATTTTCATGATAACCTGTGAAAAGCCATGA